The nucleotide sequence AGACCCCGATCAGGGCGGCCGAGCGCCCGCTGATGACCGACAGCATCCCGGCGCCGCCGGCGAGGACGGCCACGACCAGGGAAAACGGTCCGGGGTGGTAGATGAACTCCGCAGCGGAGGCGCGGTCCAGCACGTCCCGGGGGAACAGGTTGGCGGGCAGTGCAAGCCAGGTGATCAGCGCGGTGGTGAGCATCGCCGTCGGGAAGCCCAGGCCGAGGGCCAGCGACGCGCGCCCGCCGAGCCTCCAGTTGCCGCGCACCACGGCGACAGCCAGGGCAGCAAGCGGCCCGAACTCGGGCCCCACGGCCATGGCGCCGACGATGGCGATGGTCGAATCGGTAACGATGCCGATGGCGGCCAGCAGGGTGGCCAGCACGAGGAACGCCAGGAAGGTCCAGCTGAGCCGCGACTCCTCGCCGGTCTGCCGCGATACCTCCTCCCAGATGACCGTGTCGGCACCTTCCCCCGGGGCGGTCTCCTCGGCCCTGTCAGCCCGGTCTGAGAGGACGAACTCCGGGGCGGACACGGCAATGGACCCGAGACTTTCGATCTTCAGGACATGGAGCTTTTCCAGCAGTTCCTCCACCGATTCCCGTGCGATGTACGCCACCACGACGTCTCCCCTGGGATGGACCGAGGCCCCCGCATGCACCGCCACCTCCGCGGTGCCGGGCTGCTGTTCGCACTGTTCGGCTACGAGGCCCGTCAGTTCTGCCGGGACGCAAATCCGCATCTGCACGATCACCGGACACTCCCATCGTCACGCCGAAACTCCTGTGAGGCCGACTCTACAACGCCTAAAAAGCCGGACCCGGCCAGGCTGAGACGCCAATCACACCAGGCGCGTTTGATTCGTCTCGAATATCACGAATCGGTAACATGGGTACTTTGTGCTGCCGTTTGAGGGGTTATCTGTGCCAGAAGCGAGAACGACGGACCCGCTGAAAAGCATGCCGCGCGAGGAGCCGGCAGGAAAAGAAAACCATGAGCCGCGCGCTGCCCGGCTGAAGGCAAAGCCGGGCTACCGGCCCGAGGTGCAGGGCCTGCGTGCCCTGGCGGTGCTCATGGTGGTCACCTACCACGTGTGGCTTGGCCGGGTTTCCGGCGGCGTGGACATCTTCCTGCTGATCTCGGCGTTCCTGCTGACCCTGTCCTTCGTCCGCAAGGTGGAGAAGGGCACGCCACTGCGCCTCGTGAACCACTGGCTGCACCTCTTCAAGCGGCTGATCCCGGCCGCCGTCGTCGTGATCCTGGGCGTGCTGGCCGGCACCTGGCTGGTCTTGCCGCAGAGCCGCTGGCCGGACGTTCTCAACGAGGCCTGGGCATCCCTGCTCTACGGCCAAAACTGGCTGCTGGCCAACACGGCCGTGGACTACTACGCGCAGGACCACTCCGGCGCCAGCCCGCTCCAGCACTTCTGGTCACTGTCCATCCAAGGTCAGGTCTTCATCCTCTGGCCCCTCGTCTTCGCCGGCTCCGCCCTGGTGTGGCGTCTCGTGCAGCGCCGCCGTGCCGTCAGCTACCGGACTGTCCTGATGGTTGCCTTCGGCGGCATCTTCATCGCGTCGCTGGTGTTCTCGATCGACCAGACGGCCACCAACCAGGCCTACGCCTACTTCGACACCCGGACCCGGCTGTGGGAATTCGCACTGGGATCACTGCTGGCCCTGGTGCTGCCGTACGTGAAGCCGGGCAAGGTGCTGCGTGTGGTGCTGGGCTGGGCCGGGCTCGCCGCCATGATTTCCTGCGGCCTGCTGCTCACCGTGGACCGGTCGTTCCCGGGCTTCGTCGCGCTGTGGCCCACGCTGGCCGCGGCTGCCATCATCGTTGCCGGCCAAAGCGGCAGCCGGTTCGGCGTGGACCGGATCCTCTCCTCGAAGCCGCTGGTGGCCCTGGGTGACAACTCCTACGCCCTGTACCTCTGGCACTGGCCGGTCCTGGTGCTGGCGCTGGCCGGCAGCGGCATCTCGGCGCCCAACCTGTTCCAGGGCCTGGTCATCGTGGCCTGCTCCGTGGTGCTGGCCGTGCTCACCACCCGGTTCGTCGAAAAGCCCCTGCGCGAATGGCACTGGCCGCAGTTGCGCGCCTGGCGCACCGCCGTCGTCATTGTTGCCTGCGGTGCCCTGCTGGCAGGGCCGGTGGCGCTGTGGCAGACCAAACTGACTGCCGACGAGGCGGCAGCGGCGGCGCAGCCGCGCGAACTGACCCCCGGTGCCGCCGCGCTGGCACCTGAGAACGCCGGCAAGCCGACGCCGGAGGCCACCGTCATTCCCGCCCCGGCCGCCATGAAGAACGAGTGGGCGGACATCGACGGGCTGTGCACCGGCGACAACGTCCCCAGCGACCCGCTGCTCAACGGCTGCCTCCAGAACAGCAAACCGGCCAAGGTCACCAAGCGGGTCGTGGTGCTCGGCGATTCCCACGCCCAGCAGTACATGGCCGCGCTCGGGCCGATCGCCAGGGACCACGGCTGGGAGGTCGTCACCCTCCTGAAGGGCAACTGCCGGTTCGGTGCCGAATCGCCGGAGCGCGACGCAGATTGCAACGCCTTCAACAAGGCCAGCGCCGCGTACGTGATGGAGCACAAGCCGGATGCGGTGTTCACCGTGGCATCCCTCACGCACAAGGAAGCCCCGTTTGAAACCGAGGTTCCCGCCTACCTGGAAGGCATCAAACCGTTCACCGACGCCGGGATCGACGTGGTGGGCGTCCGGGACAACCCCCGGTTTACCATCAACATGCCCGAGTGCGTCCAGAAGTACGGCACCGACGCGCCGGAGTGCAACCCGCCGCTGGGCGAATCGCTTGCCGCGAAGTCGCCGCTGGACGCGTACCGGGGCAAGGTGAAGGGACTCTACCTGATGGACATGAGCGACTTCATCTGCGCCGGCGGCATCTGCCCGGCCGTGGTGGGCAACGTCTACGTCTACAAGGACGACAACCACCTCACCAAGACCTACGTCCAGTCGATGATTCCGATGTTCGAGAAGCGGCTGCTGGCTGCCACGGGGTGGAAGTAGGGAGCGTTTGGCGGGCCTGCGCCCAGCGGTTGGGGGTGCCCTTGCTCACAAAGCCGGGATGGAATATGGGGATCGCCGCCAAGGTTCTAGTATTAATTCAATTCCTCCAGAACCACCTCCTGGCCCCGCTTTAACCAGCACAGGGCCAACCCTGCACAGGCCAGTCCCGTAATGACGGGCTGGTCATCGGCTGCAACCCCTACCCGTGAACCTGTAAACCAAGGTAAGAGGCGCACTCATGACCCAGCCCGAGCACGACCCCTTCGGCTTCATCGGCCTGACGTACGACGACGTCCTGCTGCTTCCCGGCCATACCGACGTGATCCCCTCCGAGGCCGACACGTCGTCCCGGATCTCCAAGCGCATCACCGTCCAGACGCCGCTGCTGTCCGCGGCCATGGACACCGTCACCGAATCCCGCATGGCCATCGCCATGGCACGCCAGGGCGGCCTCGGCGTCGTCCACCGCAACCTCGCGATCGACGACCAGGCCGACCAGGTGGACCGCGTCAAGCGCAGCGAGTCGGGCATGATCACCAACCCGCTCACCATCGGCCCCGAGGCCACGCTGCAGGAACTCGACGAGCTGTGCGCCCGTTACCGCGTCTCCGGCCTGCCCGTGGTCGACGACGGCAACCGGCTCCTCGGCATCGTCACCAACCGCGATACGCGCTTCGTGCCGGAATCCGACTACCCGATCCGGCTGGTCAGCGACGTCATGACCAAGATGCCGCTCGTCACCGGCCATGTGGGCATCAGCCGCGAGGAAGCCTCGCACAAGCTGGCCACCAACAAGATCGAGAAGCTCCCGCTTGTGGACGAACAGGGCCGCCTGAAGGGCCTCATCACCACCAAGGACTTCACCAAGGCTGAGCAGTACCCGCTGGCCACCAAGGACGATGAGGGCCGGCTCCGCGTCGGTGCCGCCATCGGCTTCTTCGGTGACGGCTGGGAACGCGCCATGAAACTGATCGACGCCGGCGTCGACGCCCTCTTCGTTGACACCGCCAACGGCCACTCACAGGGCGTGCTGGACATGATCCGCCGCCTCAAGTCCGATCCGGTGGCGGCGCACGTGGACATCATCGGCGGCCAGGCTGCCACCCGCGAAGGTGCCCAGGCCCTGATCGACGCCGGCGCCGACGGCATCAAGGTGGGCGTGGGTCCGGGCTCCATCTGCACCACCCGCGTGGTGGCCGGTGTGGGCGTTCCGCAGATCACCGCCATCTACGAATCGGCCAAGGCCGCCATTCCGGCAGGAGTTCCGCTGATCGCCGACGGCGGCCTGCAGTACTCCGGCGACATCGGCAAGGCGCTGGTTGCCGGCGCCGACACCGTGATGCTCGGTTCCCTGCTGGCCGGCTGTGACGAATCCCCGGGCGAGCTCATCTTCGTGAACGGCAAGCAGTTCAAGAGCTACCGCGGCATGGGCTCCCTCGGCGCCATGCAGTCCCGCGGCAAGAACACGTCCTACTCCAAGGACCGCTACTTCCAGGCCGACGTCTCCGGCGATGACAAGCTCATCCCCGAGGGCATCGAAGGCCGCGTGGCGTACCGCGGCCCGCTGGCCTCGGTGGCGTACCAACTGGTGGGCGGGCTCCGCCAGACGATGTTCTACACCGGCGCTCCGACCATTGCTGATCTGAAGGCGCGCGGCAAGTTCGTCCGGATCACCCCGGCCGGGCTGAAGGAGTCGCACCCGCACGACATCCAGATGACGGTCGAGGCGCCGAACTACGGTTCCCGCTAGCCACTGGCCGGTGAGAGGGCTTGCCGACGTCCCGGCGAGCCCTCTCTGCGTTTCCCGCGGGGCTAGGCTGGAGCCATGTCCCAACCACGCCACCCCGCCGAACTGAACCCTAAAAGGGAACCCCAGCGGCGGCTGGCACTGAAGCCTTATGCCCGTGCCGTGGCACAGGTGCTGCGCGTCAGTTTCCGCGCGTCGCCGGGTGCCGTGCTCATGAAGGTGGCCGGATCACTGATCTCCGCGGTGCTGCCGCTGGTCACCACGTACTTTGCCGGCCTGACCACCACTGCGCTGGCGGCCGCCTACAACGGGGACGCCGGCGCCGGGCAGCAGGCCGTCGTGTACGTCATCATCACCGCTGCGCTGGGCCTGTTCTGGGGCGCGTTCAGCAGCGTGGACCGCTACATCCAGCAGGTCATGAGCTTCCGGGTGGGGGCCATCGTGGGCGACCTGATGTATGAGCGGTTCCTTGCGCTGGATTTCTGGCGGTATGACGACAAGGAAACCGTAGACCTCTACGACCGCGCCAAACGGTTCTCCGACTCCTACGCCAGGGTCCTGGACCGGATCGCGGCCATCTTCACGCAGTTGGTGTCGGTGGTCCTGGCCGTCGGCGCGCTGCTGCTGGTGAGCTGGTGGATTGCCGTGATCGTGCTGGTCGCGATCGTCCCCAGCGTCTACCTGCAGTTCAAGCTGTCCCGTGAGCAGATTGCACACTGGAACACCCAGGTGGATTCACGGCGGCAGCGGCGGATGATCGAGACCAACCTGCTCCGCCCGCAGCACATCGCCGAGATGCGCCTGTACGGGATCGTCCGGTACCTCATGGACTTCCGCTCCCGGCTCCGGGACGCCGACGAGAAGCGCAGGCTGGATTTCCAGAAGCGGTACATCCCCAAGCAGCTCGCCGCCGACGCCGTGCAGTACGCCGCGGAGGTGGTCTCGCTCATCTGGGTGGTCGGCCAGATCATCGCCCGCGCCCAGCCGGTGGGGCAGTTCCTCTACGTCCAGCAGATCGTCAGCAGAGCGCTGTCCACGGCGAACGGCCTGGTGTCCTCGCTCAGCTCCATCGACGAGGACCTGGCCAACCTCAAGGACTACGAGCTGTTCATGGCGCTGCCTGTCCATTCGAGCCACGCACCGCCGCTGCTGGAGGCGCCAAAGACCGTTGAGCTAAGAGATATCCGCTTCACGTACACGGGCAGCGATCTCGAGGTCATCAAGGGCATCTCCATGACCATCCACGCCGGCCAGCATATCGCCATCGTGGGGGAAAATGGCGCCGGCAAGTCCACCCTGATCCGCATCCTGGCCGGACTCTACCGGCCGGATTCCGGCCAGGTGATGCTCGACGGCGTCGACCTCGCCGCCGTCGACGTCACCTCCTGGCACCGCCACCTGGCGGTCCTGAGCCAGGAGTTCCTTAAGTACGAGTTCGCGACAGCAGCCGAAAACATACTCTTCGGCGATGTCGATTCGCCGCGCGACGACGGACGGATCCGGAACGCCGCTGCCGATGCTGAGGCCCTGGACTTCATC is from Arthrobacter sp. QXT-31 and encodes:
- a CDS encoding DUF389 domain-containing protein: MRICVPAELTGLVAEQCEQQPGTAEVAVHAGASVHPRGDVVVAYIARESVEELLEKLHVLKIESLGSIAVSAPEFVLSDRADRAEETAPGEGADTVIWEEVSRQTGEESRLSWTFLAFLVLATLLAAIGIVTDSTIAIVGAMAVGPEFGPLAALAVAVVRGNWRLGGRASLALGLGFPTAMLTTALITWLALPANLFPRDVLDRASAAEFIYHPGPFSLVVAVLAGGAGMLSVISGRSAALIGVFISVTTVPAAGFVAVALVLGEFNKAAGSALQLLVNLGGIVAAAVAVLYFHRLVTRRLSDGAALRLRRQALRARR
- a CDS encoding acyltransferase family protein gives rise to the protein MPREEPAGKENHEPRAARLKAKPGYRPEVQGLRALAVLMVVTYHVWLGRVSGGVDIFLLISAFLLTLSFVRKVEKGTPLRLVNHWLHLFKRLIPAAVVVILGVLAGTWLVLPQSRWPDVLNEAWASLLYGQNWLLANTAVDYYAQDHSGASPLQHFWSLSIQGQVFILWPLVFAGSALVWRLVQRRRAVSYRTVLMVAFGGIFIASLVFSIDQTATNQAYAYFDTRTRLWEFALGSLLALVLPYVKPGKVLRVVLGWAGLAAMISCGLLLTVDRSFPGFVALWPTLAAAAIIVAGQSGSRFGVDRILSSKPLVALGDNSYALYLWHWPVLVLALAGSGISAPNLFQGLVIVACSVVLAVLTTRFVEKPLREWHWPQLRAWRTAVVIVACGALLAGPVALWQTKLTADEAAAAAQPRELTPGAAALAPENAGKPTPEATVIPAPAAMKNEWADIDGLCTGDNVPSDPLLNGCLQNSKPAKVTKRVVVLGDSHAQQYMAALGPIARDHGWEVVTLLKGNCRFGAESPERDADCNAFNKASAAYVMEHKPDAVFTVASLTHKEAPFETEVPAYLEGIKPFTDAGIDVVGVRDNPRFTINMPECVQKYGTDAPECNPPLGESLAAKSPLDAYRGKVKGLYLMDMSDFICAGGICPAVVGNVYVYKDDNHLTKTYVQSMIPMFEKRLLAATGWK
- the guaB gene encoding IMP dehydrogenase: MTQPEHDPFGFIGLTYDDVLLLPGHTDVIPSEADTSSRISKRITVQTPLLSAAMDTVTESRMAIAMARQGGLGVVHRNLAIDDQADQVDRVKRSESGMITNPLTIGPEATLQELDELCARYRVSGLPVVDDGNRLLGIVTNRDTRFVPESDYPIRLVSDVMTKMPLVTGHVGISREEASHKLATNKIEKLPLVDEQGRLKGLITTKDFTKAEQYPLATKDDEGRLRVGAAIGFFGDGWERAMKLIDAGVDALFVDTANGHSQGVLDMIRRLKSDPVAAHVDIIGGQAATREGAQALIDAGADGIKVGVGPGSICTTRVVAGVGVPQITAIYESAKAAIPAGVPLIADGGLQYSGDIGKALVAGADTVMLGSLLAGCDESPGELIFVNGKQFKSYRGMGSLGAMQSRGKNTSYSKDRYFQADVSGDDKLIPEGIEGRVAYRGPLASVAYQLVGGLRQTMFYTGAPTIADLKARGKFVRITPAGLKESHPHDIQMTVEAPNYGSR
- a CDS encoding ABC transporter ATP-binding protein, translated to MSQPRHPAELNPKREPQRRLALKPYARAVAQVLRVSFRASPGAVLMKVAGSLISAVLPLVTTYFAGLTTTALAAAYNGDAGAGQQAVVYVIITAALGLFWGAFSSVDRYIQQVMSFRVGAIVGDLMYERFLALDFWRYDDKETVDLYDRAKRFSDSYARVLDRIAAIFTQLVSVVLAVGALLLVSWWIAVIVLVAIVPSVYLQFKLSREQIAHWNTQVDSRRQRRMIETNLLRPQHIAEMRLYGIVRYLMDFRSRLRDADEKRRLDFQKRYIPKQLAADAVQYAAEVVSLIWVVGQIIARAQPVGQFLYVQQIVSRALSTANGLVSSLSSIDEDLANLKDYELFMALPVHSSHAPPLLEAPKTVELRDIRFTYTGSDLEVIKGISMTIHAGQHIAIVGENGAGKSTLIRILAGLYRPDSGQVMLDGVDLAAVDVTSWHRHLAVLSQEFLKYEFATAAENILFGDVDSPRDDGRIRNAAADAEALDFINKLPNGLDNHVSNWMEDPRGRKGSGLSGGQWQRLAMARNFYRNASFMVMDEPTSAIDALAEHRIFTRLFAERSSTIIAISHRLATIEKADIVYMLEEGRIVEQGTHRELVALRGRYFRMFESQLSVEEAGGI